The following coding sequences are from one Shewanella putrefaciens window:
- the rsxD gene encoding electron transport complex subunit RsxD, with product MAFKIASSPHVTRNLHTSTVMQRVILCLLPGLVVQCAFFGWGTLVQVLLAIIVALSAEAAVMKLRQRSIKASLSDNSAMLTAILIGVAIPPLAPWWMIVIGTAFAIIIVKHLYGGLGHNLFNPAMAAYVLLLISFPVQMTTWIAPSTVAMHSPSVLDSLQLIFNIGANVNMDQFRLSIDGVAMATPLDTLKTDLSMGLTRTESMTKAIFDGATGVGWFWVNLAYLAGGLVLLKLKAIRWHISTGVLAGLFIASSVGFLLSPDTQGSPLFHLFSGATMLAAFFIATDPVTAATSPRGRIIFGTLIGILVYIIRTQGGYPDAFAFAVLLANLCAPFIDYYVRPRSYGHSAG from the coding sequence ATGGCGTTTAAAATAGCCTCATCACCCCATGTAACACGAAATCTGCATACTTCAACTGTGATGCAGCGGGTGATTTTATGTTTACTGCCAGGCCTTGTGGTGCAGTGCGCCTTTTTTGGTTGGGGCACGCTCGTTCAAGTACTACTAGCAATTATCGTCGCATTAAGTGCTGAAGCTGCGGTAATGAAACTGCGTCAGCGCAGTATCAAAGCCAGCTTAAGTGATAACAGTGCCATGCTGACCGCGATCTTGATTGGTGTGGCCATTCCCCCACTCGCCCCTTGGTGGATGATCGTTATCGGGACAGCTTTTGCTATCATCATCGTCAAACACCTTTACGGCGGTTTAGGCCATAACTTGTTTAATCCAGCCATGGCCGCTTATGTACTACTGCTAATTTCCTTTCCAGTGCAAATGACCACTTGGATTGCTCCAAGCACAGTTGCCATGCACTCGCCGAGTGTGCTTGATAGCTTGCAGCTTATCTTCAATATTGGTGCCAATGTGAATATGGACCAATTTCGCCTAAGCATTGACGGTGTTGCCATGGCAACACCGCTTGATACCCTAAAAACCGATTTATCCATGGGATTAACCCGCACAGAAAGTATGACAAAAGCCATTTTTGATGGCGCTACAGGTGTAGGTTGGTTTTGGGTCAATTTAGCTTATCTTGCTGGCGGTTTAGTGCTGCTCAAACTTAAGGCGATTCGCTGGCATATTAGCACTGGCGTATTAGCAGGGCTCTTTATCGCTTCGAGTGTCGGTTTTTTACTGTCACCCGATACTCAAGGCAGCCCATTATTCCATCTATTTTCTGGCGCGACCATGTTAGCGGCATTTTTTATTGCGACGGATCCTGTCACCGCCGCAACGAGTCCCCGTGGTCGAATTATCTTCGGGACGTTAATAGGTATATTGGTCTATATCATTCGCACTCAAGGTGGCTACCCTGATGCTTTCGCCTTTGCCGTATTACTGGCAAACCTTTGTGCTCCCTTTATTGACTATTACGTTCGTCCACGTAGCTATGGTCATTCAGCGGGCTAG
- a CDS encoding CLCA_X family protein, which translates to MLIRQQYIRSGPDYRFSEPVSFLDIKQTFGFSHVRVGRWVTREESRIAANLVFDSLADLAFILKLPPLTLGLRQTLSLAFGHGGQKGVQAHYAPATRELALAKNAGAGALAHEFWHAFDHYIAPKAFNLSEGHFLCASDLWLADSPLIKHPLNLRLSEIFKVTLLSPDGKEPSDYVRRALALDKRYGTRYFSQPTEMMARAFEACIESYRDISNPYLVSGTSFSAMAKEGAYPDESHRQRIFTALIDYFEPLGIALAK; encoded by the coding sequence TTGTTAATCCGTCAACAATATATTCGTAGCGGCCCCGATTATCGCTTTAGTGAACCGGTTTCTTTTTTGGATATCAAACAAACCTTTGGCTTTAGTCATGTTCGTGTTGGCCGTTGGGTGACACGGGAAGAGTCCCGTATTGCGGCTAATCTGGTATTTGACTCGCTTGCCGATCTTGCCTTTATCCTTAAATTGCCACCGTTAACCTTAGGATTGCGACAAACCTTAAGCCTTGCCTTTGGTCATGGCGGTCAAAAAGGGGTTCAAGCCCACTATGCTCCAGCGACAAGGGAGCTCGCATTAGCTAAAAATGCGGGCGCGGGTGCATTAGCTCACGAGTTTTGGCATGCGTTTGACCATTACATTGCGCCTAAAGCTTTTAACTTGAGCGAAGGACACTTTTTATGTGCCAGTGATCTTTGGCTTGCCGATTCACCCTTGATTAAGCATCCCCTTAATTTGCGATTATCTGAAATTTTTAAGGTGACCCTATTAAGCCCTGATGGAAAAGAGCCGAGCGATTATGTGCGCCGCGCATTAGCGCTGGATAAACGCTATGGCACTCGGTATTTTTCACAACCAACGGAAATGATGGCGAGGGCATTTGAAGCGTGTATTGAATCTTATCGGGATATTTCTAATCCCTACTTAGTCTCTGGTACGTCTTTTTCAGCAATGGCGAAGGAGGGCGCCTATCCAGATGAGTCACATCGGCAGAGGATTTTTACGGCGTTGATCGATTATTTTGAACCTCTGGGAATCGCGCTGGCAAAATAA
- a CDS encoding electron transport complex subunit E: MTNYREIAWQGLWKNNPGLVQLLGLCPLLAVTATITNALGLGVATMLVLIGSNILVSLVRDYVPKEIRIPVFVMIIAALVTTVQLLINAYAYGLYLSLGIFLPLIVTNCIIIGRAEAFASRNNAFSAAFDGLMMGLGFTLVLAVLGATRELLGQGTLFDGADQLLGPWAKSLTIHVWQVDTPFLLAMLPPGAFIVMGLLIALKNVIDKKLKEHQPQVATEPSVTRARITKVS; encoded by the coding sequence ATGACTAATTATCGCGAAATTGCTTGGCAAGGTCTGTGGAAAAATAACCCCGGCTTAGTACAACTATTAGGCCTATGCCCGCTCCTTGCTGTCACAGCAACCATAACCAATGCCCTAGGGCTAGGTGTAGCCACTATGTTAGTGCTAATAGGCTCTAATATTCTTGTGTCACTTGTACGCGACTATGTGCCTAAAGAAATCCGTATTCCCGTATTTGTGATGATCATCGCCGCGCTAGTCACCACAGTTCAGTTGCTCATCAATGCCTATGCCTATGGTCTGTATTTATCCCTTGGGATCTTCCTGCCGCTAATTGTAACGAACTGCATCATCATTGGCCGCGCCGAGGCATTTGCCTCACGTAACAATGCCTTTAGCGCCGCCTTCGATGGTTTAATGATGGGGCTAGGGTTTACCTTAGTGCTCGCCGTTCTTGGGGCAACACGGGAATTATTAGGTCAAGGCACACTATTTGATGGCGCCGATCAATTGCTAGGCCCTTGGGCTAAATCCTTAACTATTCATGTATGGCAAGTGGATACCCCCTTTTTACTCGCTATGCTGCCACCCGGCGCTTTTATTGTGATGGGCTTATTGATTGCATTGAAGAATGTAATTGATAAAAAACTCAAAGAACACCAACCACAAGTCGCCACCGAGCCAAGTGTGACACGCGCACGGATCACTAAGGTCAGTTAA
- the nth gene encoding endonuclease III, whose protein sequence is MNQAKRIQILTRLRDNNPKPETELNFTSPFELLVAVTLSAQATDVSVNKATDKLFPVANTAHSIYALGVEGLKEYIKTIGLYNNKAVNVIKACEILIEKYNGEVPEDREALEALPGVGRKTANVVLNTAFGWPTIAVDTHIFRLANRTKFAPGKNVVEVEERMLKVVPDEFKVDVHHWFILHGRYTCLARKPRCGSCIIEDLCEFKEKVYPEE, encoded by the coding sequence ATGAATCAAGCAAAACGTATCCAGATCCTCACTCGTCTTCGTGATAACAATCCGAAACCCGAAACTGAGCTCAACTTTACTAGTCCTTTTGAGTTATTAGTCGCGGTAACCCTCTCAGCACAAGCGACCGATGTGAGCGTGAATAAGGCGACAGATAAACTGTTTCCTGTCGCCAATACTGCCCACAGCATTTATGCCTTAGGGGTTGAGGGATTAAAGGAATATATCAAGACCATTGGCCTTTATAACAACAAAGCCGTTAATGTGATCAAAGCCTGCGAGATCTTAATCGAGAAGTACAATGGTGAAGTGCCAGAAGATAGAGAAGCCCTTGAAGCATTACCTGGTGTGGGCCGGAAAACCGCGAACGTGGTGCTCAATACCGCCTTTGGCTGGCCGACCATTGCCGTAGATACTCATATTTTTCGTCTTGCCAATCGCACTAAATTTGCCCCCGGTAAAAACGTGGTCGAAGTAGAAGAACGGATGCTAAAAGTTGTGCCGGATGAGTTTAAAGTGGATGTACATCATTGGTTTATTCTGCACGGCCGCTACACATGCTTAGCACGAAAGCCACGCTGTGGCAGTTGCATTATTGAGGATTTGTGTGAGTTTAAAGAGAAGGTTTATCCCGAAGAATAA
- a CDS encoding PepSY-associated TM helix domain-containing protein: MAKVSNRFWFMLHGWVSLPIWLLFSFICLTGTIAVLSHELTWLTNPASRAVNPNNLPAKSVDELMAAVKKAHPTAEISGAMTFEPYLVNAVMFTDVDKPYAIAYVNQYTGDVQQINEGLTFIGFMRSLHGWLLFPWPGSYSVGYYLVCSMAVLMLASLITGLIVYKRFWRSFLAPKVRITQGKKTLLADLHKLSGVWSIWFIAIMSATGLWYLVQAVFWHADIDIEPHAPLIVAEQVPLLKEGETTIPIPAVSLNQALMIAKERFPDFQPSYVMLPEHNRDMYHLSGSGDHIFYDQHSYSLSINPWTGEIAKASSPETMTGMQTIMHIADPLHYGTIGGIWTKFIWFVFGLILSGMSITGFMMWGLRHVRAFKKAGSDDLAADMLGEIR, encoded by the coding sequence ATGGCGAAGGTTAGTAACCGATTTTGGTTTATGTTGCATGGTTGGGTATCACTCCCAATCTGGTTGTTATTTAGTTTTATCTGTTTAACGGGGACGATTGCAGTACTTAGCCACGAACTGACGTGGCTCACTAATCCTGCATCCCGCGCCGTTAATCCAAACAATTTGCCAGCAAAGTCGGTTGATGAATTAATGGCGGCGGTAAAAAAGGCTCATCCTACAGCAGAAATCAGTGGGGCTATGACCTTCGAGCCTTATCTTGTCAATGCAGTGATGTTTACCGATGTGGATAAACCCTATGCAATTGCTTATGTGAATCAATACACGGGTGACGTTCAGCAAATTAACGAAGGGCTGACTTTTATTGGTTTTATGCGTTCATTACATGGTTGGTTATTATTTCCATGGCCTGGTAGTTATAGCGTAGGGTATTACCTTGTCTGCTCTATGGCGGTATTGATGCTGGCGTCTTTAATTACCGGATTAATTGTTTATAAGCGGTTTTGGCGTAGTTTTTTGGCACCTAAAGTGCGTATTACGCAAGGGAAAAAAACACTGCTAGCGGATTTACACAAATTATCTGGTGTTTGGTCAATTTGGTTTATCGCCATTATGAGTGCAACAGGATTATGGTATTTAGTCCAAGCTGTTTTTTGGCATGCTGATATTGATATCGAGCCTCATGCGCCGTTAATTGTGGCGGAGCAAGTTCCCTTGCTTAAAGAGGGAGAGACAACTATACCCATTCCTGCGGTATCACTTAATCAAGCTCTTATGATTGCAAAGGAGCGTTTCCCTGATTTTCAACCTAGTTATGTGATGCTGCCAGAGCATAACCGGGATATGTATCACCTTAGTGGTAGTGGTGATCATATTTTTTATGACCAACATTCCTATAGCCTGAGTATTAATCCTTGGACGGGGGAAATAGCGAAAGCATCATCACCCGAAACCATGACGGGCATGCAAACCATCATGCACATTGCCGATCCGCTGCACTATGGCACGATTGGGGGAATTTGGACCAAGTTTATTTGGTTTGTGTTTGGTTTAATTTTGTCGGGTATGTCAATTACGGGCTTTATGATGTGGGGATTGCGTCATGTCAGAGCCTTTAAAAAAGCAGGATCTGATGACTTAGCTGCCGATATGTTGGGGGAGATTCGCTAA
- a CDS encoding TonB-dependent siderophore receptor has translation MQKSLLATLISSLLLAPSSYANEPQSTTDIEVISIKGSRLDKAATATGLPLTLRETPQSVTIIDQEFIQSFSLNSVADLMFLTPGIYAQKAETNRYFFSSRGNPITNFQFDGVPVNYSSFFNDASTDTILFDRVEVVRGATGLLTGAGEPSAAINLIRKRPKAAPGGYVSAKVGAWDSYRVEGDASVDVTESGDVQARFAAAYEKSDSYIDLAEDENLQVYGVITAKLSDNTLLTLGADYSDRDPKGSTWGGLPLFYADGSLANDLSRSTTTAASWSSWQRNGANVFATLEHNFDNNWDVKFDVEHREDEMDGHLLYLYGAPDKTTGLGMGASAMIYQSTRKQDAARLFASGPFELFGREHKLTAGLLYSKQDTTADSYYPLNSISIGNFFEWDGSVAEPSYPSTPIYQEGEETQKGAYLATQINLHDQWMLLLGGRISQYKFESNAAADYNNSDVFTPYAGLIYNLNDSISIYTSYTEIFLPQDARDANNKRLEPMTGNNIELGAKGDFFDEKLTASIAVFKVQKENVAEPDDNALPLPGGNYPMHLVDGTSNQGYEVELNGRPVEDWDLFFSYTHSKSEDQDGVAFSTYLPKDLIRLSSLYHFDGALSDLTVGGNLSWQSKIYKDKAGPNGERSEQDSYYLVNLMTSYQLTGDAKVQLNINNLFDKKYYSSIDFYNQGFFGEPRNIELSLSYNF, from the coding sequence ATGCAAAAATCGCTGTTAGCTACACTCATTTCAAGTCTTTTATTAGCGCCAAGCTCCTACGCTAATGAGCCTCAGTCCACTACTGATATTGAAGTCATCAGTATTAAGGGAAGTCGTTTAGATAAAGCCGCAACGGCAACTGGGTTGCCCTTAACGCTGCGAGAAACGCCACAATCAGTCACCATTATTGATCAAGAGTTTATTCAAAGTTTCTCACTCAATAGTGTCGCGGACTTAATGTTTTTAACCCCTGGCATTTATGCTCAAAAAGCCGAGACCAACCGCTATTTCTTTAGCTCCCGAGGTAATCCCATTACTAATTTTCAGTTTGATGGCGTCCCCGTTAACTACTCGAGTTTCTTTAATGACGCCTCAACCGACACCATATTATTTGACCGCGTTGAAGTTGTCCGCGGTGCAACAGGACTCTTAACGGGTGCGGGTGAACCATCTGCAGCAATTAACCTTATCCGTAAACGTCCTAAAGCGGCACCTGGCGGCTATGTCAGCGCAAAAGTCGGTGCATGGGATAGTTACCGTGTTGAAGGCGATGCCTCCGTTGATGTAACAGAGAGTGGTGATGTGCAGGCACGCTTTGCCGCCGCCTATGAAAAATCAGATAGTTATATTGATCTAGCCGAAGATGAAAACCTGCAAGTTTATGGCGTGATCACGGCAAAACTCAGTGATAATACCCTATTAACCCTAGGTGCTGATTACAGTGACCGAGATCCTAAAGGCTCAACTTGGGGTGGTCTTCCTCTATTTTATGCTGATGGCAGCTTAGCTAATGATTTATCCCGTTCGACCACAACAGCAGCCTCTTGGTCAAGTTGGCAACGCAATGGTGCAAACGTCTTTGCTACGCTTGAACATAATTTTGATAATAATTGGGACGTCAAATTTGACGTGGAACATCGTGAAGATGAGATGGATGGGCACTTGCTTTATCTCTATGGTGCGCCAGATAAAACCACAGGTTTAGGTATGGGGGCATCGGCGATGATCTATCAATCGACCCGTAAACAAGATGCCGCGCGGCTATTTGCCTCTGGGCCATTCGAACTCTTTGGTCGCGAGCATAAACTTACCGCAGGTTTACTATACTCTAAGCAAGATACGACCGCAGATTCCTATTACCCATTAAATAGCATAAGTATTGGTAACTTCTTCGAATGGGATGGCTCCGTCGCTGAACCCAGTTATCCGTCTACGCCAATCTATCAAGAAGGTGAGGAAACTCAAAAAGGGGCCTATCTCGCGACACAAATTAATTTACACGATCAATGGATGCTGTTACTGGGTGGCCGCATTAGCCAATATAAATTTGAATCAAACGCGGCGGCTGACTACAACAATAGCGATGTCTTTACGCCCTATGCAGGTCTGATATATAACCTCAACGATAGCATCTCGATTTACACCAGTTATACCGAAATATTTCTGCCACAGGATGCAAGAGACGCAAACAATAAGCGCTTAGAGCCCATGACCGGAAATAATATTGAACTGGGCGCAAAAGGGGATTTCTTCGATGAAAAACTGACCGCCAGTATAGCCGTATTTAAAGTGCAAAAAGAAAATGTGGCAGAACCCGATGATAACGCCCTTCCCTTACCTGGTGGCAATTATCCAATGCACTTGGTGGATGGCACCAGTAACCAAGGTTATGAAGTTGAGTTAAACGGTAGACCAGTAGAAGATTGGGATCTGTTTTTCAGCTATACCCATAGTAAATCAGAAGATCAAGATGGGGTTGCCTTTAGCACCTATCTACCAAAGGATCTGATTCGTTTATCCTCCCTTTATCACTTTGATGGTGCACTCTCGGATCTGACAGTCGGCGGTAACTTAAGCTGGCAGAGTAAAATTTACAAAGACAAAGCAGGCCCCAATGGTGAGCGTTCCGAGCAAGACAGCTATTATCTCGTGAATCTGATGACAAGCTATCAACTGACAGGCGATGCGAAAGTTCAACTAAATATCAATAACTTATTTGATAAAAAATATTACTCTAGCATTGATTTTTACAATCAAGGTTTCTTCGGCGAACCCCGAAATATTGAGTTAAGCCTAAGCTATAATTTCTAG
- a CDS encoding ABC-F family ATPase, translating into MISTANITMQFGPEPLFENISAKFGNGNRYGLIGANGCGKSTFMKILSGALAPTSGNVSITPGLKVGTLSQDQFAFEQYTVIDAVIMGDVQLWKVKQERDAIYAKADMTEEDGMRVGDLESEFAEMDGYSAESRAGEILIEAGIEESFHYGPMSQVAPGWKLRVLLAQALFANPDILLLDEPTNNLDIHTISWLETELNKRKCTMIIISHDRHFLNAVCTHMADIDYGELRIYPGNYEYFLAQSSLLREQLLAGNAKKSAEIEELQDFVNRFGANASKAKQASSRAKRMDKIKLDEVKSSSRITPSIRFAAGKKMHRQALVLENLGHGFDGELLFQGGDLILEAGAKLAIIGENGVGKTTLLRCLVNELIHNEGTIKWSENASIGYCPQDSTSDFDNDLTIMEWMDQWRQPKHNDLMVRAMLGRLLFTEDDANKKAKNCSGGEKNRLIFGKLMMQDINVIIMDEPTNHMDMEAIEALNNALKDFEGTLIFVSHDREFVSSLATRIIDIKDKKLINFQGTFDEYLSSQADIMARQRA; encoded by the coding sequence TTGATCTCTACCGCAAATATCACAATGCAATTCGGCCCCGAGCCTTTATTTGAAAATATCTCGGCAAAATTTGGTAACGGCAACCGCTACGGTCTGATCGGCGCTAACGGCTGCGGCAAATCAACCTTTATGAAAATCTTAAGTGGTGCACTCGCCCCAACCTCAGGTAATGTGTCCATCACACCGGGATTAAAGGTCGGTACCTTAAGCCAAGATCAATTTGCCTTTGAGCAATACACTGTTATCGATGCGGTGATCATGGGTGATGTTCAGCTTTGGAAAGTCAAACAAGAACGTGACGCAATTTATGCCAAAGCCGACATGACCGAAGAAGATGGTATGCGCGTTGGCGATCTTGAAAGTGAATTTGCCGAAATGGATGGCTATAGCGCCGAAAGTCGGGCGGGCGAAATCCTGATCGAAGCGGGTATTGAAGAATCCTTCCATTACGGCCCAATGTCCCAAGTCGCTCCAGGTTGGAAATTGCGGGTGTTATTAGCCCAAGCCCTATTTGCTAACCCCGATATTTTGCTGCTCGACGAACCGACCAACAACTTGGATATTCATACCATTAGTTGGCTTGAAACCGAGCTGAACAAACGCAAATGCACCATGATTATCATCTCCCATGATAGACATTTTTTAAATGCCGTTTGTACCCATATGGCGGATATTGATTATGGCGAACTGCGCATTTATCCCGGCAACTATGAATACTTTTTAGCCCAATCTTCCCTGCTACGTGAGCAACTATTGGCGGGTAATGCTAAAAAGAGTGCTGAGATTGAAGAATTACAGGACTTCGTAAACCGTTTTGGTGCTAACGCCTCTAAGGCCAAACAAGCCAGTTCTCGAGCCAAACGCATGGATAAAATTAAACTCGATGAAGTGAAATCATCGAGCCGCATTACGCCTTCCATTCGCTTTGCTGCCGGTAAAAAAATGCACCGCCAAGCCTTAGTGCTGGAAAATCTCGGCCACGGTTTTGACGGTGAACTCCTCTTCCAAGGCGGCGATTTAATTCTCGAAGCGGGCGCTAAGCTAGCGATAATCGGTGAAAACGGTGTTGGTAAAACCACCTTACTGCGCTGTTTAGTCAATGAGTTAATCCACAATGAAGGCACGATTAAATGGTCCGAGAATGCCTCTATCGGTTATTGCCCACAGGACAGCACCTCAGATTTTGATAACGATCTCACCATCATGGAATGGATGGATCAATGGCGCCAACCTAAGCATAACGATTTGATGGTACGCGCCATGCTTGGACGCTTACTGTTTACCGAAGATGATGCCAATAAAAAAGCAAAAAACTGCTCAGGCGGTGAGAAAAACCGTTTAATCTTCGGCAAGTTAATGATGCAAGACATTAACGTCATCATCATGGATGAACCCACCAACCATATGGATATGGAAGCCATTGAAGCCTTAAATAATGCACTCAAAGACTTTGAAGGCACCTTAATATTCGTCAGCCACGACCGTGAATTTGTTTCATCATTGGCAACGCGGATCATTGATATTAAAGATAAAAAATTGATTAACTTCCAAGGCACCTTCGATGAATATCTTTCAAGCCAAGCTGACATTATGGCAAGACAGCGCGCTTAA
- the rsxG gene encoding electron transport complex subunit RsxG has protein sequence MNNPMIKNGLLLALFALLCTGLVAVVNEQTLDKIKEQEQQELMKVLHQLIPDDIHDNELTAQCTLLQDRAALGTENPMPAYIATNAGQPVAIALEAIAPDGYNGNIKLIVGINTQGEVLGVRTLSHQETPGLGDKIDLRKSDWVMQFVGKRLNAEDDKQWLVKKDGGDFDQFTGATITPRAYVNAVKRAVWYFNNNQAQIFSQPLNCEIKHD, from the coding sequence TTGAATAATCCAATGATTAAAAATGGACTGTTACTCGCTCTGTTTGCCCTGCTCTGCACTGGCTTAGTCGCAGTGGTTAATGAACAGACCTTAGATAAAATTAAAGAGCAAGAACAGCAAGAATTGATGAAAGTGTTACATCAATTGATCCCAGATGACATCCATGACAATGAGCTCACTGCACAATGTACTTTGCTGCAGGATAGAGCGGCGTTAGGCACTGAAAATCCAATGCCTGCCTATATTGCAACCAATGCGGGTCAACCAGTTGCAATTGCGCTGGAGGCCATCGCTCCCGATGGTTATAACGGTAATATTAAACTGATTGTGGGGATAAACACCCAAGGTGAAGTCCTTGGTGTTCGCACCCTATCACACCAAGAAACGCCAGGACTTGGTGATAAAATCGATCTGCGTAAATCCGATTGGGTGATGCAATTTGTGGGTAAACGCCTGAACGCTGAGGATGACAAACAATGGCTGGTGAAAAAAGATGGCGGGGATTTCGATCAATTTACCGGCGCCACCATCACACCACGCGCCTATGTTAACGCGGTTAAGCGTGCAGTATGGTACTTTAACAATAACCAAGCACAAATTTTCAGTCAGCCACTGAATTGTGAGATAAAACATGACTAA